TATGAATCGTTGGTTTTCTAAACTTGTTTTTTGGGCAGAGGAATGTTGGATTACGGAAACCGATATCCATTAATGATCCTTACCCACAAGGTGAGGACCGATCAATCCTTTATTTGTTCAAAAGCAGTTCTAGATGTTGTAGTACTGGTTTGACCTCAAATACCCTCATTAATAACCCAAGATTTCTACctaaagaatatttattattttgacatttaatgAACTATTCAGAATTGATTTGTCgcttttgtttgattttagGATAACTTTTCTTTATCTGTGTGTTTCTGTATTCTTTATAGGATAGCTCGGATCTCAATTCTGAAATGTGTTAATACATTTCCATTTTAGGGCTTTTTAGCCAATGTTTCTTTCCCTTCTGTTTTTTACATCTTGTTAATGTTTGGGTGCTCATGGACAAGTGATTAGCAATGTAAACTAGCAATTGATTATCCTTTTATGGTGCTTAATTGATTATACTTGAGCattttggtatattttagtcaattttcctcactttttttctttgaacaatATGTAAATGTTTGGTTGCACCAGAATCTGATATAATGATCATCAGTTATCGATCAATATAGTATAgcactttaaaattttaacgaGTGATCAATGTCAAGCCATAAACTATTTTTCCTGGTTGAGGTAATTGGTTCACACCTAATTGCTGCAATTTTTACCGAAATAAGGAATGCATTAGTCTACAACTAAGTTCATGCAACATTGTTATTTGAGGCATTGCTTTTAGCTGAAAAAATAAGGGTAGTTTCATGAAGATAAATACTGCTTTCTGCTGCATTGGAACTCATAATGTGCTTTTGATATAGATATTATCTGTGTGATTTCGTGGATTTCATCTTATTGTGCTAATTTAGAAGGCTGTAGTATCCCCTCGACTTTTTTGTGTTTGTCATACGTGTATGCCAAatacagtattttttttatctgcaaAACACAGTAGTAGATTTTGGATAAGTaagtttttctgttttctttttatcagGAAGCAATGGAATGGTAGCATCACCAGGAAGCATTTTGAACAGTACACCACCCCTTGATGTAAATGCAAAAGCTGGCTTGCTGATGTCCCAGGCTAATCTACCTGGGGATAGTATAGATTCCAAGGAATCATTGAATTATCGCCCCAAATCATTCTCTGATGCATCTCTGCAGTCGGCATCTACCTCTTATGGCTTAACTGGGAACAAGATTGTGAGCAATGCTGGCCCCTGTGAAAGTAGTTTATTCTCGAGCTCCATGTCTGAAATATTTAGCCGAAAGTGTAAGTATTTGTTTCATGCCTCCTGCATGGATGTATGATGGGTACTAATGTCTTTTCATCTGTCTATTGactttttttatgttatgtttttctGATTTTACTTTAACTAAATTGATATCCTATTTGTCTGCTTATTTGCTTATCTTGGTGCAGTACGGTTATTTGGAAATGATGTTCAGTCTGATAGGACTATTGCTGCTGGTTTCCCGGAGGAACCATGTAAATCTCTTAAAGAAATGGAGGCTGACACTATAGGGAATCTCCTTCCTGATGAAGATGATCTGTTTTCTGGTGTTGTTGACGAGTTAGGATGCAGTTCTCATGCCAAAACAATTGAtgattttgaagattttgatcTGTTTAGCAGTGGTGGAGGTATGGAGATGGAAGGAGACGAACATTTAAGTTCAGGAAAAATAATGAATGGTCTTGATGGAGATTATGGTTTCTTTGGAGCTTTTAAAGGAAAACTTCCTTTTGGTGAACAGCCTTCTAGAACACTTTTTGTTAGAAACATTAATAGCAACGTTGAAGACTCTGAGCTAAAGGATCTCTTTGAGGTGCGTCTACTTTCTTGTTTGCTGCATTATCTTAGATTTTTCTGGAAGCATTTCATACCATTATTCATAAAAGGTGATTGAACTATTGTCTTTGTTCTAACAGCAATATGGAGATATCCGAACCATTTATACAGCCTGTAAGCATCGTGGGTTTGTAATGATTTCTTATCATGATCTAAGGGCAGCACAAAATGCAATGCAAGCACTTCAAAATAGGCCATTGAGGTCTAGGAAACTTGATATACATTATTCAATTCCTAAggtataatattaataacttatCCTATTTGCATAATTCTATTTCCTTTTCtgttattagaataaaattggttgttattgttgttcCTATCATGTTAGCTGTTAGTATTACAACTATGTGCCTTGCCGTTTCAGTTGCTTTGTAAGCCTaccttttatattttggttatagATGTATTTTAACTTGAAGACATGTTAGGTCAATGCACCAGAGAAGGATATTGGCCATGGTACGCTGATGCTATCTGGACTTGATTCATCTGTTTTAAATGATGAGCTTAAAAAGATTTTTGGATTTTATGGAGAAATTAAAGAAGTAAGTTGTTCATGGTTGGTTTCCCCCTGTTTTAGTTGCTTGTGGTATTCGAAGATAATGCAAGTTTACTTACATATTTTGTCCTTAATTTCAGATCTATGAATATCCAGAAATGAATCATCAcaaatttattgagttttatgATGTCCGAGCTGCCGAATCTGCTCTTCGTGCTTTGAATAAGATTGACATTGCTGGGAAGCAGATCAAGCTTGAACCTGGCCACCCTAGGTTTGAAACTTGCTGGCTATAccgcttttttctttttcattttgttgatttaatttcttctctAATTTGTAGTAGCTTATGTgacttttcctttattttgtgTCTGCCTACATAATGATATCGTGCAGATGATTTTAATTTGGATATGCATGTCTACTTGTATAATCTTTGATTACTGCCATTTTTCAATTGACTTTTACGGTTAATGCAATGTAAAGCTTTTATAGATACCTGGATGCAAAAGTAGTTCCGctaagaaattattttctttagttaacAACCATGGTAACTTTGCTTTTGTAGTTTGATGCACCAGTCACATAAGGGCCAAGATGAGCGAGATCTGGGTCAGAGTATTATGGACAGTTTACCATTAAGACCAAAGGGTAAGATTTTATATGccttacaatttcttttttcttaggAAGCAATTCTTCTTGGTCTCACTAGACATCATTTACAGCAACAGGGTCTTCTGGAGTAATTGGATCTGGGGTCTTGGAAAATGGATATAATCAGAGGTTTCAATCTGCAGTGCGACAACCTATTAATGCATTTATGGATAATTCATTCATTAATGTGAACAACACTAGTATTCACAACACTGTGAGAGGGGCATCTGCTGGAAAGGTGTCTGGAGTTTCTGAGTCTAATGGCTATATCGATGCAATGAAATTTGCATCTAGTTCAAGATTTCATCCTCATTCCTTACCTGAGTACCGTGATAGTTTAGCTAATGGTAGTCCTTATAACTTTTCTAGCACCATTAGCAACTTGGCTAACAATATAGGTGCTGGAGCTGCAGAAGCCTCTGATGGCAGGCATATTCAGGGAATGGGCTCAACTGGGAACATAGCAGAATTTAACGCGGGAGGTTAGTGCATCGTATGTTTATGTGCTAAGAgctttatgtataatttttccTTTCTGTGCAACAGTTTTTGAAATGATTATTGTCCATAGAAAATTGTTACAGGAAGTGGCTAAATCACTGCAGAGGTTAAGATTGTTTATTTGAAAAGCATCCTAGCAATTTAAAACATTACAATAATGAATTGGGTGCTAAGGATCTCACACATTccctttgtttttttaataacccCTAAAATCTTGTTTCATTTTTGGAAATACCccaaaaatattaatcaattacTACATATCAAACTATTGGTTTGAATGAGTTTTGAGTTGCCTGACTATCCATGATTAAGAATTCCAAATTAAATATGGATCATCTCCAGTTCCGCTCTATTGCCAATTTCAGAGTAACTAGATCTAGGCAACTGTAAGCAGAACAGAGCAAATTCGTAATGTGAATTTAACAGTTTTACATTTAAATCCTGATGTGACATTGTTGGTTTATTTTGGCTCATTAGGAAATGGCATACGCCCACATGGACTTTATCATATGTGGAACAGCTCCAATTTGCAACAACAACCTTCATCGAATAATGTGCTTTGGCAGAAATCACCATCATTTGTTAATGATGCTTGTTCTCCAAACCTTCCACAGATGTCAAGCTTTGCTAGAACACCACCACATTTGCTGAGAACACCACATATGATGGACCACCATGTTGGATCGGCACCAGTTGTTACAGCCTCACCCTGGGAAAGGCCAAATTCTTATTTGGGAGGGTCCCCTGATGCTTCTGGTTTTCGCTTGGGCTCTCTAGGGAGTGGAGGTTTTCATGGTTCCTGGCAATTGCATCCCCTGGATTTTCCTTCTCACAATGTGTTTTCTCACGTTGGTGGGAATGGCACTGAACTGACATCCACTGCAGGGCAGAACTCTCCTAAGCAGTTATCTCATGTTTTCCCTGCAAGGCATCCCATGTCTTCAATGTCAAAATTTGATACTACCAATGACCGAATGAGAAACCTTTATCACCGTAGAAACGAATCAAGCACCAACAATGTTGACAAGAAGCAATACGAGCTTGATCTAGCTCGTATATTGCGGGGGGAAGACAGCCGAACTAcccttatgataaaaaatattcctAACAAGTATGTTGATTGTCACCACAGCTTATCTAACTTCTTTTtgcttatttgttttttcttcaactgAATATTGTACTGGTAAAACTGTTAGTTTCCCTAaagacattattttatttttatagattaCTTTAAGATTTAGCAAATGTTGACATAGAAAGATGTTTTACATTTAATGATTTATCCAGGCTGGCAGATGAGCATTTGGCAATTGCCCTTTTCTTTTGAAGTCTTAGTTCTTTCTTGCTAATGTTTCCACAGACACATTTATGCATGTCTGCTCATTTGACATGTTCTTTTTATCTTGATCAATCGGATTTTAGAGACAGTAAAGAATTCATACTCTCTTGAATCAGTCTCTTGATTTGACCTGCTTCTGGTTTTATTTGATGTTGGTTTGGTAGGTATACTTCAAAAATGCTTCTTGCTGCAATAGATGAGCAATGTAAGGGAACTTACGATTTCCTGTATTTACCGATTGATTTCAAGGTAAGTATATTTGGTTGATTGGTTTCCTTTTGAGAAGAAATAGTGACCGAGGTTTCTAATTTGATTCTAAAATGGCTGCAGAACAAATGTAATGTTGGCTATGCATTCATAAACATGATTGATCCTGGTCAAATTATCCCTTTCCATCAGGTTATTTGGATGTTTTTATGTATGATTAGTTTGAGTTATATGTCTATGAACCAAGAACTTTGAGTCTCTTGTGTTTAATAGAACTAAAGAAGAAATGTTTTGCAGGCTTTTGATGGGAAAAAATGGGAGAAGTTTAACAGTGAAAAAGTAGCCTCACTGGCATATGCCCGAATTCAAGGAAAAGCTTCTCTCATTGCTCATTTCCAGAACTCAAGCCTGATGAACGAAGACAAGCGATGCCGACCTATCCTCTTCCATACTGATGGCCCAAATGCCGGTGATCCGGTAAATCAAGCTTGTTCATTTAGGGGGACTCTTGATATCTGATTCTTCTGCTGATAAAACTGATCAATCCTTTTGTGAGTGCAGGAACCTTTCCCCATGGGTGCTAACATCAGACTGCGGGCCGGAAAATCTCGCATCGGCGGCGGCGAGGAGAATCGAAGCCAAGGGAGTCCTTCAGCTCTGGCAAGTGGAGAAGAGTGTGGTAATGGGATAGACACTTCAAAAAACTAACCGATTTAGCCTTCCTTGGGCACTAACTCTTAAACATTACACCATTATGTCATGCCATGCCAACCCCAAAGTCTGTATAttgacattttcttttcatgagAGAGAGCCAGGAATGAAAAGGGCTCACAATTTTTTTGCCTATAGAGGAGCCTTGAACACAAGTTTCTGAGGCTAAGGTACATAACCAGAATGAAGTAACTCATTATTGTAGTAACTTTCCTTATTTCCCTGAATTTTTCCATCATGGAGTCCTTCTATCTTCTCACAACATAGAGAAGCTCAAAATTTTTGTTAGCTGTCAAAGGACAATGTCACCATTTGCATTGAGCTCCCTTCATAATTCTGGGGTGCAACTTCAAGGGGCTTTAATTGCAGATTTTGTTGttcatatgtattttttttttttcctttttattttatgactGTGGGGCGCTTGTGCCCTTATGGGATCAgtttttgtctataaaaagGTTAATGTCGAGGAACATCTTTATCATTTTGGAATTCGgatat
This genomic stretch from Vigna radiata var. radiata cultivar VC1973A chromosome 7, Vradiata_ver6, whole genome shotgun sequence harbors:
- the LOC106768451 gene encoding protein MEI2-like 1 isoform X2 — its product is MPFQIMDRRGVSASSHFFEDVSFRSERNVGLRKPISINDPYPQGSNGMVASPGSILNSTPPLDVNAKAGLLMSQANLPGDSIDSKESLNYRPKSFSDASLQSASTSYGLTGNKIVSNAGPCESSLFSSSMSEIFSRKLRLFGNDVQSDRTIAAGFPEEPCKSLKEMEADTIGNLLPDEDDLFSGVVDELGCSSHAKTIDDFEDFDLFSSGGGMEMEGDEHLSSGKIMNGLDGDYGFFGAFKGKLPFGEQPSRTLFVRNINSNVEDSELKDLFEQYGDIRTIYTACKHRGFVMISYHDLRAAQNAMQALQNRPLRSRKLDIHYSIPKVNAPEKDIGHGTLMLSGLDSSVLNDELKKIFGFYGEIKEIYEYPEMNHHKFIEFYDVRAAESALRALNKIDIAGKQIKLEPGHPSLMHQSHKGQDERDLGQSIMDSLPLRPKGSSGVIGSGVLENGYNQRFQSAVRQPINAFMDNSFINVNNTSIHNTVRGASAGKVSGVSESNGYIDAMKFASSSRFHPHSLPEYRDSLANGSPYNFSSTISNLANNIGAGAAEASDGRHIQGMGSTGNIAEFNAGGNGIRPHGLYHMWNSSNLQQQPSSNNVLWQKSPSFVNDACSPNLPQMSSFARTPPHLLRTPHMMDHHVGSAPVVTASPWERPNSYLGGSPDASGFRLGSLGSGGFHGSWQLHPLDFPSHNVFSHVGGNGTELTSTAGQNSPKQLSHVFPARHPMSSMSKFDTTNDRMRNLYHRRNESSTNNVDKKQYELDLARILRGEDSRTTLMIKNIPNKYTSKMLLAAIDEQCKGTYDFLYLPIDFKNKCNVGYAFINMIDPGQIIPFHQAFDGKKWEKFNSEKVASLAYARIQGKASLIAHFQNSSLMNEDKRCRPILFHTDGPNAGDPEPFPMGANIRLRAGKSRIGGGEENRSQGSPSALASGEECGNGIDTSKN
- the LOC106768451 gene encoding protein MEI2-like 1 isoform X3, yielding MVASPGSILNSTPPLDVNAKAGLLMSQANLPGDSIDSKESLNYRPKSFSDASLQSASTSYGLTGNKIVSNAGPCESSLFSSSMSEIFSRKLRLFGNDVQSDRTIAAGFPEEPCKSLKEMEADTIGNLLPDEDDLFSGVVDELGCSSHAKTIDDFEDFDLFSSGGGMEMEGDEHLSSGKIMNGLDGDYGFFGAFKGKLPFGEQPSRTLFVRNINSNVEDSELKDLFEQYGDIRTIYTACKHRGFVMISYHDLRAAQNAMQALQNRPLRSRKLDIHYSIPKVNAPEKDIGHGTLMLSGLDSSVLNDELKKIFGFYGEIKEIYEYPEMNHHKFIEFYDVRAAESALRALNKIDIAGKQIKLEPGHPSLMHQSHKGQDERDLGQSIMDSLPLRPKATGSSGVIGSGVLENGYNQRFQSAVRQPINAFMDNSFINVNNTSIHNTVRGASAGKVSGVSESNGYIDAMKFASSSRFHPHSLPEYRDSLANGSPYNFSSTISNLANNIGAGAAEASDGRHIQGMGSTGNIAEFNAGGNGIRPHGLYHMWNSSNLQQQPSSNNVLWQKSPSFVNDACSPNLPQMSSFARTPPHLLRTPHMMDHHVGSAPVVTASPWERPNSYLGGSPDASGFRLGSLGSGGFHGSWQLHPLDFPSHNVFSHVGGNGTELTSTAGQNSPKQLSHVFPARHPMSSMSKFDTTNDRMRNLYHRRNESSTNNVDKKQYELDLARILRGEDSRTTLMIKNIPNKYTSKMLLAAIDEQCKGTYDFLYLPIDFKNKCNVGYAFINMIDPGQIIPFHQAFDGKKWEKFNSEKVASLAYARIQGKASLIAHFQNSSLMNEDKRCRPILFHTDGPNAGDPEPFPMGANIRLRAGKSRIGGGEENRSQGSPSALASGEECGNGIDTSKN
- the LOC106768451 gene encoding protein MEI2-like 1 isoform X1, with translation MPFQIMDRRGVSASSHFFEDVSFRSERNVGLRKPISINDPYPQGSNGMVASPGSILNSTPPLDVNAKAGLLMSQANLPGDSIDSKESLNYRPKSFSDASLQSASTSYGLTGNKIVSNAGPCESSLFSSSMSEIFSRKLRLFGNDVQSDRTIAAGFPEEPCKSLKEMEADTIGNLLPDEDDLFSGVVDELGCSSHAKTIDDFEDFDLFSSGGGMEMEGDEHLSSGKIMNGLDGDYGFFGAFKGKLPFGEQPSRTLFVRNINSNVEDSELKDLFEQYGDIRTIYTACKHRGFVMISYHDLRAAQNAMQALQNRPLRSRKLDIHYSIPKVNAPEKDIGHGTLMLSGLDSSVLNDELKKIFGFYGEIKEIYEYPEMNHHKFIEFYDVRAAESALRALNKIDIAGKQIKLEPGHPSLMHQSHKGQDERDLGQSIMDSLPLRPKATGSSGVIGSGVLENGYNQRFQSAVRQPINAFMDNSFINVNNTSIHNTVRGASAGKVSGVSESNGYIDAMKFASSSRFHPHSLPEYRDSLANGSPYNFSSTISNLANNIGAGAAEASDGRHIQGMGSTGNIAEFNAGGNGIRPHGLYHMWNSSNLQQQPSSNNVLWQKSPSFVNDACSPNLPQMSSFARTPPHLLRTPHMMDHHVGSAPVVTASPWERPNSYLGGSPDASGFRLGSLGSGGFHGSWQLHPLDFPSHNVFSHVGGNGTELTSTAGQNSPKQLSHVFPARHPMSSMSKFDTTNDRMRNLYHRRNESSTNNVDKKQYELDLARILRGEDSRTTLMIKNIPNKYTSKMLLAAIDEQCKGTYDFLYLPIDFKNKCNVGYAFINMIDPGQIIPFHQAFDGKKWEKFNSEKVASLAYARIQGKASLIAHFQNSSLMNEDKRCRPILFHTDGPNAGDPEPFPMGANIRLRAGKSRIGGGEENRSQGSPSALASGEECGNGIDTSKN